A DNA window from Castanea sativa cultivar Marrone di Chiusa Pesio chromosome 7, ASM4071231v1 contains the following coding sequences:
- the LOC142643847 gene encoding uncharacterized protein LOC142643847, which yields MVSFLFLLKSHSFQHKTPIPISLIFTLRTLCTNQQHDFCTIPTQPNSPSPSHSLIRTVCSLVCDSYYQQPHSTTSPPNITLHLKAESLTHDHAITVVASLASEAGSMVALSFFYWAIGVPKFRHFMRLYIVCAVALIDNGNMVRAHEVMQCMVRNFCEIGRFKEAVDMVIEMRNQGLARSTHTLNCVIGIGCEMGLVEYVENVFDEMCVRGVSPDCCSYKLMVVGYCRIGRILEADRWLSKMVERDFVVDNATLTLVITAFCEKGFANRACWYFDKMIEMGLTPNVINFTSLIHGLCKKGSIKQAFEMLEEMVREGWKPNVYTHTALIHGLCKKGWTEKAFRLFLKLVRSDTYKPNVHTYTTMIGGYCKEEKLNRAEMLLSRMREQGLVPNTNTYTTLIDGQCKAGNFERAYELMNIMNNEGFAPNICTYNAIIDGLCKKGRVHEAYKLLKKGFRHGLQADRITYTILISEHCKQADTKHALVFFNKMVKAGLQPDIHTYTTLIAAFCRQRRLKESEKFFEEAIMLGLVPTKETYTSMICGYCRDGNINLAVKYFHRMNDHGCTPDGITYGALISGLCKGSKLDEAHRLYDIMIDKGLSPCEVTRLTLAYEFCKIDDSATAMIILERLDKKLWSRTVNTLVRKLCSEGKVGIAALFFHRILDKDRNVDRVTLAAFMTACYESNNYALVSSLSDRISKGIG from the coding sequence ATggtttcctttttatttcttctcaAATCCCAtagctttcaacacaaaacACCAATTCCCATTTCACTCATCTTCACTCTCAGAACACTTTGTACCAATCAACAGCATGACTTTTGCACCATTCCAACACAACCTAATTCACCATCACCATCTCATTCACTTATTAGAACTGTTTGTTCATTGGTCTGTGACTCTTACTACCAACAACCCCACTCCACAACCTCACCTCCAAACATTACTCTTCACCTAAAGGCTGAGTCTTTAACTCATGATCATGCCATTACAGTCGTTGCTTCGCTTGCTAGCGAGGCGGGTTCGATGGTAGCCTTAAGTTTCTTCTATTGGGCAATTGGGGTTCCCAAGTTTCGCCATTTTATGCGGCTTTACATAGTGTGTGCAGTGGCATTGATTGATAATGGAAATATGGTGAGAGCCCATGAAGTGATGCAGTGTATGGTGAGAAATTTTTGTGAGATTGGGAGGTTTAAGGAGGCTGTGGATATGGTTATCGAGATGCGGAATCAGGGGTTGGCGCGGAGTACTCATACTTTGAATTGTGTTATTGGAATTGGGTGTGAAATGGGTCTTGTTGAATATGTAGAGAACGTGTTCGATGAAATGTGTGTGAGAGGGGTGTCTCCTGATTGTTGTAGTTATAAGTTGATGGTTGTTGGTTATTGTAGGATTGGTAGAATTTTGGAGGCAGATAGGTGGTTGAGTAAAATGGTTGAGAGAGACTTTGTTGTGGACAACGCGACGTTGACGTTAGTTATCACTGCGTTTTGTGAGAAGGGTTTTGCTAATAGGGCGTGTTGGTATTTTGATAAGATGATTGAGATGGGTTTGACACCGAATGTGATTAATTTCACTTCTTTGATTCACGGGTTGTGCAAGAAGGGAAGCATTAAGCAAGCGTTTGAAATGTTGGAGGAAATGGTGAGGGAAGGTTGGAAACCTAATGTCTACACCCATACAGCGTTGATTCATGGGCTTTGCAAGAAGGGATGGACTGAGAAGGCTTTTAGACTATTTCTGAAGCTTGTCCGGAGTGATACTTACAAGCCTAATGTTCACACATATACAACTATGATCGGTGGATATTGCAAAGAGGAAAAGTTAAACCGTGCTGAGATGTTATTGAGTAGAATGAGAGAACAGGGATTGGTTCCCAATACAAATACATATACCACTCTCATTGATGGGCAATGTAAAGCGGGGAATTTTGAAAGAGCATATGAGTTGATGAACATAATGAATAATGAAGGTTTTGCTCCTAATATCTGtacatataatgcaattattgatGGCCTCTGCAAAAAGGGAAGGGTTCATGAGGCTTATAAATTGCTGAAGAAGGGTTTTCGACATGGATTGCAAGCTGATAGAATTACATATACTATCCTCATATCAGAGCATTGCAAGCAGGCAGATACGAAGCATGCCTTGGTGTTTTTCAATAAGATGGTCAAAGCTGGCCTTCAACCcgatatacatacatatacgaCATTGATTGCTGCCTTTTGTAGGCAACGAAGATTAAAAGAAAGCGAGAAGTTTTTTGAAGAAGCTATCATGCTTGGCCTGGTCCCAACAAAGGAGACTTATACATCCATGATATGCGGGTATTGTAGGGATGGTAACATTAACTTggctgtaaaatattttcataggATGAATGATCATGGCTGTACACCGGACGGTATTACTTATGGTGCTCTCATAAGTGGGCTTTGCAAAGGGTCTAAGTTGGATGAGGCTCACCGGTTATATGACATCATGATAGACAAGGGCCTATCCCCTTGTGAAGTTACTCGGCTGACATTGGCTTATGAGTTTTGCAAAATAGATGATTCTGCTACTGCCATGATAATATTAGAAAGACTAGACAAAAAGCTGTGGAGCCGAACAGTTAATACCTTGGTCAGGAAGCTTTGTAGTGAGGGCAAAGTGGGCATAGCAGCTTTGTTCTTTCATAGAATATTAGATAAGGACCGTAATGTGGATCGTGTGACTTTGGCAGCATTTATGACCGCATGTTATGAAAGCAACAACTATGCTCTTGTTTCTAGCTTGTCCGATAGGATCTCTAAAGGAATTGGTTAG
- the LOC142643848 gene encoding uncharacterized protein LOC142643848 yields the protein MISLFHKPILVFGTKKQQLIQQVPSKHFIQMARSSLDEMSDSGAFIRTASTFRNIISRDPSSLFPAEAGRYHLYISYACPWASRCLSYLKIKGLDKVISFTSVKPKWERTKETDEHMGWIFPASNTEEPGAESDPLNGAKSIRELYELASTNYSGKYTVPVLWDKKLKTIVNNESSEIIRMFNTEFNDIAENTDLDLYPPHLQAQIDATNEWIYNGINNGVYKCGFAKKQGPYEEAVKQLYEALDKCEEILGRQRYICGSMLSEADIRLFVTLIRFDEVYVVHFKCNKKQLREYPNLFNYTKDIFQIPGMSSSVNMEHIKRHYYGSHPSINPFGIIPLGPDIDYSSPHDRERFST from the exons ATGATATCCCTTTTCCACAAACCCATCTTAGTATTTGGCACCAAGAAGCAGCAGCTCATCCAGCAAGTCCCTTCCAAG CACTTCATTCAAATGGCTCGATCTTCACTGGATGAGATGTCAGATTCTGGTGCTTTCATCAGAACTGCATCAACATTCCGTAACATTATTTCACGAGATCCAAGCTCCCTATTTCCAGCAGAAGCTGGAAGGTATCATCTGTATATATCATATGCTTGCCCTTGGGCTTCAAGGTGTCTTTCATACTTGAAGATTAAAGGACTTGACAAAGTCATCAGTTTCACG TCAGTTAAACCCAAGTGGGAAAGAACAAAGGAAACTGATGAGCATATGGGGTGGATTTTTCCTGCTTCGAATACAGAGGAACCAGGAGCTGAAAGTGACCCTCTGAATGGAGCAAAAAGTATTAGAGAACTTTATGAGCTTGCCAGTACAAACTACTCTGGGAAGTACACAGTTCCT GTTCTATGGGATAAGAAACTCaaaacaattgttaataatGAGAGCTCAGAGATTATCCGCATGTTCAACACTGAATTCAATGACATAGCAGAGAATACAGATTTAGATCTCTATCCTCCTCACTTGCAAGCCCAAATTGATGCGACTAATGAATGGATATACAATGGGATAAATAACGGTGTCTATAAATGTGGGTTTGCAAAGAAGCAAGGACCTTATGAAGAG GCTGTGAAACAGTTGTATGAAGCATTGGACAAATGTGAGGAGATACTTGGCAGGCAACGGTACATATGTGGGAGCATGCTGTCTGAAGCAGATATTCGGTTGTTTGTCACTCTCATAAGATTTGATGAG GTTTATGTTGTCCACTTCAAGTGTAACAAGAAACAGTTACGTGAGTACCCGAATCTGTTTAATTACACCAAAGACATTTTTCAGATCCCTGGCATGAGCAGTTCAGTCAACATGGAGCACATCAAGCGGCATTACTATGGAAGCCATCCTTCTATCAATCCATTTGGGATCATTCCGCTTGGCCCAGATATTGATTACTCATCTCCTCATGACAGAGAGCGGTTTTCTACATAG